Part of the Tepiditoga spiralis genome, ATATCCATTTTCTTTTGACCAATTAAATACGTATCCGCCAAAACCTTTTAAGAAACCATATGTAAAATAAAAGTTGTTAACATCATATACAAAACCTAATGTTTCATCTGTTGTATATTCTTTTGCTGTTTTTAATAAATCATCAATAGTTTTTGGTGCTGTTTCAACATAGTCTTTATTATATATTAATGCTACTGCTTCTATTGCATATGGAAGACCATATAATTTTCCATTTACAGTAAAAGCATTTATTCCTGATTGAGCATACTTATCCATTTCTATTGCAGATGTTGGAAGTGGATCTAAAAGTCCATTTTTTACTAATTCTCCAACCCAATCGTGTGCACCAACAATAATATCTGGTCCTTCTCCTGCTTGTGAAGCAGTTAAAAATTTTGATTTTATATCTCCAAAGTTAACGAATTGAACATCAACATTTATACCTGTATCCTTTGTAAACTGTGCTCCTATCTTTTTCATAAAATCAACTTGTTTTTCAGATGCCCATATAACAATTGATTCTGAAAAAACTGAAAGAACTGAAAAAATTACTACGAGTGCCAATAATAATGTTTTTTTCATCTTTTTTCTTACCCCCTTATTAATAATTTGATTACGATGAAAACGTTTTGTATATAGAAATTATAACATAAAAATTTCTTATTTTTTCAATTATGAAACCTAATAAAGACTAAATATTTATATTTAATTTTAAATATAAATAAAAATCTTGATAATTCTTTATTTTTAGCTTTTTTTAGCATTATTTTTATATAAAAAAATTGAGAGCTTAAAACTCTCAATTACCATATTTCTGGTTCAACTTCTAAATTCATATTATAAAGTATTTTTACCTTATTTTTTACTAATTTTATTAAGTTTAAAATATCTTCAAAGGTAGCATTACCTTTATTTACAATAAATCCTGCATGTTTTTCTGAAATTTGTGCATCACCTATTGAAAAACCTTTTAACCCCAATTTTTCTATTGTTGTTCCAACATAAAAATCTGGTTTAGGTCTTTTAAATATACTTCCTGCTGATGGCATATCAAGAGGTTGACGTTCCCATCTTTTTTCTAATAATTCTTTTGTTTTTTCTTCTACATTATTTCCTATATTTAACTTTAAAACAGCTGAAAGAACTATTATTTTAAGATTTTTTACAATAGAACTTCTATAATCAAACTTCATATCTTCTCTAGAAAAAGTTTTTATTTTTTCTTCATTCACATCAAAAATTTCTACACTTTCAACAACATCTTTAAACTCTCCACCATATGCACCAGCATTCATAAAAATAGCTCCACCCAAACTACCAGGTATACCGCTTGCAAATTCTAATCCAGATAAATTATTTTCACATGAAATCTTTGATAATCTAGTAATAGATACACCACACTCTGCAATTATTTTTTCACCTTTTAATTTATAATTACTTAGATTTTTTGTGGATAAAACAAAAAAATCATGAAATTCATCCTTTGCAATTATATTTGCACCACCACCAATTATTTTATATTCTTCATTTTTTAATTTTTTTAATGCGTAAATAAAACTTTCTTTAGTTCTTGGTTCTATAAAATATGAAACTTTTCCACCAACTCTAAAGTTAGTATGATTTTTTAATGGCTCATTTTTTTTTACATCGCATCCATTTAAATAAAGATCTTTTATTAAATTCATATTCATCTCCTTTTTTATTGTTTTTTTATATTATACATCATCTTATTCATGTATTTAACAAATTATGGTATAATAAAATAAAGATTTTTTCGAGGTGAAGTGATGAGCAGTCTTTCTGTTATTATGATTTGTAGAAATGAAATAAAAAATATCAAAAGTGTTCTTGATTCCTTTTATGAACAAAGTTATGTTCCAGACGAAATAATAATTGTAGATGGAATGTCTAATGATGGAACTTATGAATACTTAAAAACTCAAGAAAATAACTTTAAAAATTTAAAAGTTTTACAAAATAAACAAATGTACACACCACATGGATTGAACATGGGAATTAAAAACTCATCTTCTGATTATATAATGATAGCAGGAGCTCATACAAAATACAATAACAATTACATAAAAAGCATAAAAGAATACTTAGATATACACAAAGATATTGGAATTGTTGGAGGTGTATCTAAAGGAACGCCTTCAAAAGAAACTTTACTTGCAAAGAGCTTTGCTGATTCTTACTCTTGTATCTTTGGTGTTGGAGCAAAACACCGTGTATTCAATACTGAACAAGAAGTAGATACAGTTGCTTATGCTGCATACAGAAAAGAATTATTTGAAAAATATGGACTCTTCGATGAAAGACTTTTAAGAAATCAAGATATAGAATTGAATTATAGATTTAGAAAAAACGGTATAAAAATCATCATGCTCCCAATTGAAAATAAATATCTTGCTCCAAATTCATTATTAAAGTTCATCAAAAAAAACTTTGATAATGGTTACTGGAACTTCATAACTTTAAAATTAACACCTCATGGTATTTCTTTTCGACATTTTATTCCAATGTTTTTTGTTTTGTTTTTAATATTATTTTTATCCTTGTTTTCTATAAATATAATTAGAAATATTTTGTTAATACCAATGGCATTTTATATTTTACTTGATGTGTTATTCTCTTTAAAAGAAAAAAATTTATTTTTACTCATCATCTTTCCAATATTACATATTTCATATGGATTTGGAACACTAATATCTTTAATAAAAAATTTTAAAATAAAGTCGGAGGTGTCTAAATGAAAAATCTTCATGTAGTTGAACATCCATTGATAAAACATAAATTATCTATTATGAGAAATAAGGATACAGGTCCAAAGGAGTTTAGAGAACTCTTAAATGAAATAACATTATTATTAACCTATGAAGCTTCAAGAAAATTACCTTTAAATGAATACGATGTTGAAACACCTATTCAAAAAACAACTGGTTATGCTGTTGATGATAAAAAAATAACAATAGTTCCAATTTTAAGAGCTGGTCTTGGCATGCTCGATGGAATTATGGAATTAGTTCCAAATGCAAGTGTTGGATTCTTGGGATTGTTTAGAGATCCAAAAACACTTGAACCTGTTGAATACTACTCTAAGTTTCCAGAATTTACAGAAAATCACCACATATATATAATAGATCCTATGCTTGCAACAGGTCATTCAATGAATGCAGCAATAGAAATAGTCAAAAAAAATAATGGAAAAAATATAACCGTCATGTCTTTAATTTCTTCTCCTGAGGGAGTAAAAGAAGTCTTAGATAAATATCCAGATATAGAAATTTATACTGCAGCACTCGATGAAAAATTAAATGATAAAGCATATATCATTCCAGGACTTGGAGATGCAGGAGATAGATTATTTAGAACAAAATAAGGTCGGTTATTCCGACCTTTTAATTTTGGAGGAAGATCATGTCGGAACTTTTAACACATTCTATTTTATTTGGAATTGCTACTTTAATCAGTAGGTTATTGGGGTTGGTAAGAGATGCAGCCTTTGCTCATTACTTTGGTAGAAGTGAAGCTTTTGATGCTTATACCATTGCAATAATGCTTCCATTCTTTTTAAGAAGAATATTTGCAGAAGGAGCTCTTTCATCTGCATTCATACCCTTGTTTTCAAGAAAAGGAAAAAAAGAATCACAAAAATTTTTAAGTACCACCATTTGGTTAATGCTATTTTCCACATCTATTATATACATCTTTGTTTTGTTTTTTTCAAAAGATTTAGCATTTTTACTTGGATCTGGATTATCC contains:
- a CDS encoding glycosyltransferase, encoding MSSLSVIMICRNEIKNIKSVLDSFYEQSYVPDEIIIVDGMSNDGTYEYLKTQENNFKNLKVLQNKQMYTPHGLNMGIKNSSSDYIMIAGAHTKYNNNYIKSIKEYLDIHKDIGIVGGVSKGTPSKETLLAKSFADSYSCIFGVGAKHRVFNTEQEVDTVAYAAYRKELFEKYGLFDERLLRNQDIELNYRFRKNGIKIIMLPIENKYLAPNSLLKFIKKNFDNGYWNFITLKLTPHGISFRHFIPMFFVLFLILFLSLFSINIIRNILLIPMAFYILLDVLFSLKEKNLFLLIIFPILHISYGFGTLISLIKNFKIKSEVSK
- the murB gene encoding UDP-N-acetylmuramate dehydrogenase encodes the protein MNLIKDLYLNGCDVKKNEPLKNHTNFRVGGKVSYFIEPRTKESFIYALKKLKNEEYKIIGGGANIIAKDEFHDFFVLSTKNLSNYKLKGEKIIAECGVSITRLSKISCENNLSGLEFASGIPGSLGGAIFMNAGAYGGEFKDVVESVEIFDVNEEKIKTFSREDMKFDYRSSIVKNLKIIVLSAVLKLNIGNNVEEKTKELLEKRWERQPLDMPSAGSIFKRPKPDFYVGTTIEKLGLKGFSIGDAQISEKHAGFIVNKGNATFEDILNLIKLVKNKVKILYNMNLEVEPEIW
- the upp gene encoding uracil phosphoribosyltransferase, with the translated sequence MKNLHVVEHPLIKHKLSIMRNKDTGPKEFRELLNEITLLLTYEASRKLPLNEYDVETPIQKTTGYAVDDKKITIVPILRAGLGMLDGIMELVPNASVGFLGLFRDPKTLEPVEYYSKFPEFTENHHIYIIDPMLATGHSMNAAIEIVKKNNGKNITVMSLISSPEGVKEVLDKYPDIEIYTAALDEKLNDKAYIIPGLGDAGDRLFRTK